In Syntrophorhabdus sp., a genomic segment contains:
- a CDS encoding helix-turn-helix domain-containing protein encodes MIGKRIEEYRLHKGYKVAELARIIGIAQGSLSEIKNEHSEPRADTLEKIVRNTDVDAHWLLTGEGSMIRSTQTIEEGDTPLTRLRSVKPGTQALVSDLIDILESDDAIMKTAITENIKAFKISVDRKAKLEKSDVESDFKTRESLGESKHRRDKHRVGGE; translated from the coding sequence ATGATTGGCAAACGGATAGAAGAATACCGCTTACATAAAGGCTACAAAGTAGCCGAGTTAGCTCGTATTATTGGTATTGCTCAGGGGTCCCTTTCTGAAATAAAAAACGAACACTCAGAGCCCAGGGCAGATACGCTCGAAAAGATTGTTCGGAATACCGATGTTGACGCCCACTGGCTTCTCACGGGCGAAGGATCGATGATCAGGAGTACCCAGACCATCGAAGAGGGCGATACCCCATTGACTCGATTGCGTTCGGTGAAGCCGGGTACCCAAGCCCTGGTAAGCGACCTCATAGATATCCTCGAATCAGATGACGCTATCATGAAGACCGCCATCACTGAGAACATTAAGGCTTTCAAGATATCCGTCGATCGGAAGGCAAAGCTCGAGAAATCGGACGTCGAGTCAGACTTTAAGACTCGGGAATCACTCGGGGAGAGCAAGCATCGGAGAGACAAACATCGTGTGGGCGGGGAATAA